In Gordonia iterans, the following proteins share a genomic window:
- a CDS encoding non-ribosomal peptide synthetase, with translation MKLAEIMPLTPVQDGLLYASSLNPDGPDPYTVQADIGLAGDLDPERLHRSAQAVFERHRNLRAGFRRRKNGMPVALVLDGAEIGWAFEDLAALDHGSAARRWSAIAAAARDERFDLTTPPLLRLTLGRFADDQWRLLFTHHHLILDGWSSPLLFREILLAYGAGGAADGLPPVRSFRDYLAWLDAQDAGAALARWQRVLDGAAATLISASGAPALGARPAERRVGCPGDFGDRLSARARAAGLTVGTLIQTAWGVVLGMETGRSDVVFGATVSGRSPEFDGAERLIGMTIGAIPIRVRAAGGQELLDVAATLQREQATVLADHWVGLPAIARSIGAGELFDTLLVVENHPASSSALQEAVAASGLEIIEIAPRDSTHYPLTVQVIVQPHLEIRLHHLPSAVSPERAGRLADALVGVLNLIADRPAITVSALSMLDTGALDAVLALGSGAAETAADLDAALVPAHRNATEAAVESGGTALSATELEMRIDALAARLSRAGAGPDAIVAVALPRGIAAVTAILATLRAGAAVLPLDLEYPPDLLEFIVADADPAAIVTTAGAAVPAHAATRLLIDDDTGPTDTRLDNPALDGRALDERAPDERAPDERAPDERGPAAPPPDRSAAHGSHLAYLVYTSGSTGRPKAVAGTLDGLAARLSWAARAWPAASGDARLLKSSFAFIDGLTELLGAYAAGARMVVATDAERTDPAAHAELLTRHRIAQVTAVPSLALTLAAVAPEACAPVTRWVLSGEPLSDDVVRAVRAASPRAQIVNSYGSSEVAGDVTVAELAGEGDDSSGPAPVGRPVPGTQIVLLDELLRPVPPGTVGEVYASGGQLARGYLGRPALTAARFVANPFGPGRLYRTGDLGCWGPDGGLEFHGRTDGQVKIRGHRVETVGVEAALREVPGIASAVVFARPDATGSHTLWAYATAHDDAAALDVDRIHRQLAARLPSYQVPTVVIRDALPTLPNGKVDRRALPDPRRVAPATDQRPRTDTETAVAALFADLLGLESVGRDDDFFGLGGHSLLATRLVHRLTAEHEIPLTVRTVFEHPTVTALAAELDRRAARPTDDTPLELPSARPDPLPASATQRSVWSAEQVMRATDSTPGAAAYNLPFAVSLRGPLDVEALGVAVQRLADRHEALRTGLREESGLWAHIAPVGTPVSMSVHTDDARAALAARREQPFDLGTEPPLRVDAARLGDDHWLLQLTVHHIAADEWCAPLLFRELAETYQRVLDSDTAGTDPGDGPAVQFADAARWQEQTLDRPGPDGLTLRDAERGHWAEVLAGAPDELPLPYDRPRPDRPTGRGAVVEFGLSDEVGARLRELARRTGATPFMIAHAAVAAVWARVSGTTDVTLGTPVANRTHPALESVIGMFTNTVVLRTRIDGDPTAAELIARIKDEDLRALDHQMLPFAEIVEATAADRRYGRNPLFQTMIQYRGPVPDPDFPGLDAQIEPVPPSGAKFDLTVEFLEHADRPGISGRIEYACDLFDAPTVERLAGLLVHAFEAMTADPDARISAVELLTDDDRALTARANATGRPVPAGLDLTTLVARAAQAAPDSPAVIASGSTLTYAELSEAVESLAGALAAAGVGVDDVVAVDLPRSAALVVAVLAAQRAGAAYLPLDRDHPENRRRFVLDDARPAAVVTDDPAAGYRGVPTVVVDARGTAAGAPVETLPSPETLPDRRAAYLIYTSGSTGTPKAVVVEHRAIVNRLLWMQSRYGLTAGERVLHKTPTGFDVSVWELFWPLIAGATVVVAEPGAHRDPAAIAATLREHRVTTVHFVPSLLRTFLDEACPAPDTGDRFPDLRRILCSGEALTAPLREGVRERLSGVRLHNLYGPTEAAVDVSEIDVTDTTGTVVPIGAPVWNTGLHVLGPDLAERPVGMWGDLYLSGVQLARGYAGRPGLTATRFVASPFTVGDHGRGGRMYQTGDVARWTADGVLEYAGRSDAQLKLRGQRVEPGEIEQALLATGALRQAVVVGHLTADGRTVLAAYGVPAGSGAPPAPESVLSAVASELPAHLVPATLMLLDRLPVTSNGKLDRRALPDPVLTGTGDAAVGEAESAVADVFGEVLRLTDAARVARDDDFFALGGDSIVAITVVNRLRRRGFEVDVRDLFEQRTVAAVAAATRPAGAAGADTARTADARTRPLPLTPITAQLAARSGRWQSLAQSITVALPAGSTADRVRAALDAVVARHEALRLRVQAAAGGVWTVQPAPVAPIAADVLSVHRFHDEPGEAEFAETAARVHARLDPTATGCLQAAAVFGPDRAWLVLVVHHLAIDAVSWRILLDDLAAVDADLAAGRAGTLPPPITGFAQYADAVAELAAAPSTVAEASRWRALLGPAAPLRPVADAGVHGDLRTTEVRLSAEQTDRYLAEGSGSTSFVAAVATALEAWRRETSPGGPATPFLLDVEGHGRDLVEDDLSETVGWLTALWPVLYDPAADDPAARLAEQLAAPEYGYGLARYCNPRTARLLARSPRAQALVNYLGAMDLRGEHPWQPVPQSRWTRTTPAPDLAVDHPLTVDGRIEHSEDGASVLVAELTWSDTAFSADDVDVIADRLRSALVRREADPDRAAG, from the coding sequence ATGAAACTCGCTGAGATCATGCCGCTCACCCCCGTGCAGGACGGCCTGTTGTACGCCTCCTCCCTGAACCCGGACGGGCCCGACCCGTACACGGTCCAGGCCGACATCGGACTCGCCGGCGACCTCGACCCCGAGCGTCTTCACCGCAGCGCGCAGGCCGTATTCGAGCGACACCGGAACCTCCGCGCCGGCTTCCGGCGCCGCAAGAACGGCATGCCCGTGGCCCTGGTGCTCGACGGCGCCGAGATCGGCTGGGCGTTCGAGGATCTCGCCGCACTCGATCACGGCTCCGCAGCCCGCCGCTGGTCGGCGATCGCCGCCGCCGCGCGGGACGAGCGCTTCGACCTCACCACTCCCCCGCTGCTCAGGCTGACGCTGGGGCGATTCGCCGACGACCAGTGGCGGCTGCTGTTCACCCACCATCACCTCATCCTCGACGGATGGTCGTCGCCCCTGCTGTTCCGGGAGATCCTGCTGGCCTACGGCGCCGGCGGTGCCGCCGACGGCCTGCCTCCCGTCCGATCCTTCCGCGACTACCTGGCCTGGCTCGACGCCCAGGACGCCGGAGCCGCCCTGGCGCGCTGGCAGCGAGTGCTCGACGGTGCGGCGGCCACGCTGATCTCCGCGTCCGGCGCCCCGGCCCTCGGCGCGCGACCGGCCGAGCGGCGAGTCGGCTGCCCGGGCGACTTCGGCGACCGGCTGTCCGCCCGGGCCCGCGCGGCCGGTCTCACCGTGGGCACGCTGATCCAGACCGCGTGGGGCGTCGTCCTGGGAATGGAGACCGGACGCTCCGACGTGGTCTTCGGTGCCACGGTATCGGGCCGCAGCCCCGAGTTCGACGGCGCCGAACGCCTCATCGGGATGACGATCGGCGCGATCCCGATCCGGGTGCGGGCAGCGGGCGGGCAGGAGCTGCTCGACGTGGCCGCGACCCTCCAGCGCGAACAAGCGACCGTGCTGGCCGACCACTGGGTGGGCCTGCCGGCCATCGCGCGGTCGATCGGTGCCGGTGAGCTGTTCGACACCCTGCTGGTGGTCGAGAACCACCCGGCATCGTCGTCGGCCCTGCAAGAAGCCGTGGCGGCGAGCGGACTGGAGATCATCGAGATCGCCCCGCGCGACTCGACTCACTACCCGCTGACCGTCCAGGTGATCGTCCAGCCGCACCTGGAGATCCGACTGCACCACCTGCCGAGCGCGGTGAGTCCCGAACGCGCAGGACGCCTGGCCGACGCCCTGGTCGGGGTGCTGAATCTGATCGCCGACCGCCCGGCGATCACCGTCTCCGCGCTCTCGATGCTCGACACCGGCGCCCTCGACGCTGTCCTTGCGCTGGGCTCCGGAGCAGCAGAAACGGCCGCAGACCTCGATGCCGCACTCGTCCCCGCGCACCGGAACGCGACGGAGGCGGCGGTCGAGAGCGGCGGGACCGCACTGTCGGCGACCGAGCTGGAGATGCGGATCGACGCGCTCGCCGCCCGTCTGAGCCGGGCGGGGGCGGGACCCGACGCGATCGTCGCCGTCGCCCTGCCGCGTGGCATCGCTGCGGTGACCGCGATTCTGGCGACCCTGCGCGCCGGGGCAGCCGTGCTGCCGCTCGATCTGGAGTACCCGCCGGACCTCCTGGAGTTCATCGTCGCCGACGCCGATCCCGCCGCGATCGTCACCACCGCCGGCGCAGCGGTACCGGCGCACGCCGCCACCCGGTTGCTGATCGACGACGACACGGGGCCGACCGACACCCGACTCGACAACCCAGCACTCGACGGACGAGCACTCGACGAACGAGCACCCGACGAACGAGCACCCGACGAACGAGCACCCGACGAACGAGGGCCCGCCGCGCCGCCCCCGGACCGGAGCGCGGCGCACGGCTCCCACCTGGCCTATCTGGTCTACACCTCCGGATCCACGGGACGCCCCAAGGCCGTCGCCGGAACCCTGGACGGCCTGGCCGCCCGGCTGTCGTGGGCGGCGCGCGCCTGGCCCGCCGCCTCCGGCGACGCCCGCCTGCTGAAGAGCTCATTCGCGTTCATCGACGGGCTCACCGAGCTGTTGGGGGCCTACGCCGCAGGCGCCCGGATGGTGGTCGCCACCGATGCCGAGCGGACCGACCCGGCCGCGCACGCCGAGCTGCTGACCCGGCATCGCATCGCGCAGGTCACCGCGGTGCCGTCGCTGGCCCTGACGCTCGCCGCGGTCGCGCCGGAGGCCTGTGCCCCCGTCACCCGGTGGGTGCTGTCGGGCGAACCGCTGAGCGACGACGTGGTGCGCGCCGTCCGGGCCGCGTCACCCCGCGCGCAGATCGTCAACTCCTACGGGTCGTCCGAAGTGGCCGGCGACGTGACCGTCGCCGAGCTCGCCGGCGAGGGCGACGACTCGTCCGGCCCGGCGCCGGTCGGCCGACCGGTCCCCGGCACCCAGATCGTCTTGCTGGACGAGCTCCTCCGCCCGGTGCCGCCCGGCACGGTCGGCGAGGTGTACGCGTCCGGCGGTCAGCTCGCCCGAGGCTATCTGGGCAGGCCGGCGCTGACCGCCGCACGCTTCGTCGCGAATCCCTTCGGACCCGGTCGCCTGTACCGCACCGGCGACCTCGGGTGCTGGGGCCCCGACGGCGGTCTGGAATTCCACGGACGCACCGACGGCCAGGTGAAGATCCGGGGTCATCGAGTCGAGACCGTCGGGGTCGAGGCCGCCTTGCGCGAGGTCCCGGGCATCGCCTCGGCGGTGGTGTTCGCCCGTCCGGACGCCACCGGTTCGCACACCCTCTGGGCATACGCGACGGCCCACGACGACGCGGCCGCCCTCGACGTCGACCGCATCCACCGGCAACTCGCCGCGCGGCTGCCTTCCTACCAGGTGCCCACCGTGGTGATCCGCGACGCGTTGCCGACCCTGCCGAACGGCAAGGTCGACCGGCGCGCCCTGCCCGATCCGCGCCGCGTCGCACCGGCGACTGATCAGCGTCCGCGCACCGACACCGAGACCGCGGTCGCGGCGCTCTTCGCCGACCTGCTCGGGCTGGAGTCGGTGGGCCGCGACGACGACTTCTTCGGCCTCGGCGGGCATTCGCTGTTGGCGACCCGGCTGGTCCATCGGCTCACCGCCGAGCACGAGATTCCGCTGACCGTGCGCACCGTCTTCGAGCACCCGACGGTGACCGCGCTCGCCGCCGAACTCGACCGACGTGCGGCCCGGCCGACCGACGACACGCCCCTGGAGCTGCCGTCCGCACGCCCGGATCCGTTGCCCGCCAGCGCCACTCAGCGCAGCGTCTGGTCGGCCGAGCAGGTGATGCGAGCCACCGACAGCACCCCCGGAGCGGCCGCCTACAACCTTCCGTTCGCGGTATCCCTGCGCGGGCCCCTGGACGTCGAAGCACTCGGCGTCGCGGTGCAGCGCCTGGCCGACCGGCACGAAGCACTGCGCACCGGCCTGCGCGAGGAGTCCGGTCTCTGGGCGCACATCGCTCCCGTCGGCACACCGGTGAGCATGTCCGTCCACACCGACGACGCCCGGGCCGCGCTCGCCGCCCGGCGCGAGCAGCCGTTCGACCTGGGCACCGAACCGCCGCTCCGGGTCGACGCAGCCCGCCTCGGCGACGACCACTGGCTGTTGCAGCTCACGGTGCACCACATCGCCGCCGACGAGTGGTGTGCGCCGCTGCTGTTCCGGGAACTGGCCGAGACCTACCAGCGGGTCCTCGACAGCGACACCGCCGGGACCGACCCCGGGGACGGCCCCGCGGTCCAGTTCGCCGACGCGGCCCGGTGGCAGGAACAGACGCTGGACCGTCCGGGGCCCGACGGCCTCACGCTGCGCGATGCCGAGCGCGGGCACTGGGCGGAGGTCCTCGCCGGCGCGCCGGACGAGCTGCCGCTGCCGTACGACCGGCCGCGGCCCGATCGTCCCACCGGTCGCGGCGCGGTGGTGGAGTTCGGACTGTCCGACGAGGTCGGCGCCCGCCTCCGCGAGCTCGCGCGCCGCACCGGCGCGACCCCGTTCATGATCGCCCACGCGGCCGTCGCCGCCGTCTGGGCGCGGGTCAGCGGCACCACCGACGTCACGCTGGGCACTCCGGTCGCCAACCGGACCCATCCCGCACTCGAATCGGTGATCGGCATGTTCACCAACACCGTCGTCCTCCGGACCAGGATCGACGGCGACCCGACCGCCGCCGAGTTGATCGCGCGCATCAAAGACGAGGACCTGCGCGCGCTGGACCACCAGATGCTGCCCTTCGCCGAGATCGTCGAGGCGACCGCAGCCGACCGCAGGTACGGCCGGAATCCCTTGTTCCAGACCATGATCCAGTACCGGGGACCAGTGCCGGACCCGGACTTCCCCGGGCTGGACGCACAGATCGAGCCCGTGCCGCCCAGCGGAGCCAAGTTCGATCTCACCGTCGAGTTCCTGGAGCACGCCGACCGCCCGGGCATCTCCGGCCGGATCGAGTACGCGTGCGACCTCTTCGACGCCCCCACCGTCGAGCGCCTGGCCGGCCTCCTCGTCCACGCCTTCGAGGCGATGACCGCCGATCCGGACGCCCGGATCAGCGCCGTCGAGCTGCTGACCGACGACGATCGCGCCCTGACCGCCCGCGCCAACGCCACCGGCCGTCCGGTGCCCGCCGGGCTGGACCTGACGACGCTGGTCGCCCGCGCGGCCCAGGCCGCTCCGGATTCGCCGGCCGTGATCGCCTCCGGGAGCACGCTCACCTACGCCGAATTGAGCGAGGCGGTCGAATCGCTGGCCGGTGCGCTCGCCGCCGCCGGGGTGGGCGTCGACGACGTGGTCGCCGTCGATCTGCCGCGCTCGGCGGCCCTCGTGGTCGCGGTGCTCGCCGCCCAACGCGCGGGAGCGGCGTATCTGCCGCTGGATCGGGATCATCCGGAGAACCGGCGGCGGTTCGTCCTCGACGACGCGCGTCCGGCCGCGGTGGTGACCGACGACCCGGCGGCCGGCTACCGCGGCGTCCCGACGGTGGTCGTGGATGCGCGGGGCACGGCGGCCGGCGCACCGGTGGAAACACTGCCGTCGCCGGAAACGCTGCCCGACCGCCGGGCCGCGTACCTGATCTACACCTCGGGCTCGACCGGCACCCCGAAGGCGGTCGTCGTCGAGCATCGGGCGATCGTGAACCGGTTGCTCTGGATGCAGAGCCGGTACGGCCTGACCGCGGGCGAGCGCGTCCTGCACAAGACGCCGACCGGCTTCGACGTCTCGGTGTGGGAACTGTTCTGGCCGCTGATCGCCGGAGCGACGGTCGTGGTGGCCGAGCCGGGCGCGCACCGGGATCCGGCGGCGATCGCCGCGACGCTGCGCGAACACCGCGTCACCACCGTGCACTTCGTTCCGTCACTGCTGCGCACCTTCCTGGACGAGGCCTGCCCCGCACCCGATACCGGCGATCGGTTCCCCGATCTGCGCCGTATCCTGTGCTCCGGAGAGGCGCTGACCGCACCGCTGCGCGAGGGCGTGCGAGAGCGCCTGAGCGGGGTCCGGCTGCACAATCTGTACGGTCCGACCGAGGCCGCCGTCGACGTCTCCGAGATCGACGTCACCGACACGACCGGGACCGTCGTGCCGATCGGAGCCCCGGTGTGGAACACCGGACTGCACGTGCTCGGTCCCGATCTGGCTGAACGGCCCGTCGGCATGTGGGGCGACCTGTACCTCTCCGGGGTCCAGCTCGCCCGCGGGTACGCCGGGCGTCCGGGTCTGACCGCGACGCGCTTCGTCGCCTCACCGTTCACGGTCGGCGACCACGGGCGGGGCGGCCGGATGTATCAGACCGGCGACGTCGCGCGGTGGACCGCCGACGGCGTGCTCGAGTACGCCGGTCGCAGCGATGCGCAGCTCAAGCTGCGCGGCCAGCGCGTCGAACCCGGTGAGATCGAACAGGCGCTGCTGGCCACGGGTGCGCTGCGGCAAGCGGTAGTCGTCGGCCACCTCACCGCCGACGGCCGGACCGTGCTCGCCGCTTACGGCGTGCCCGCCGGATCCGGCGCCCCGCCCGCGCCCGAGTCGGTGCTGAGCGCCGTCGCGTCCGAGTTGCCCGCGCACCTGGTTCCCGCCACGCTCATGCTGCTCGACCGGCTCCCCGTCACCTCGAACGGCAAGCTCGATCGGCGCGCCCTGCCCGACCCGGTGCTCACCGGAACCGGCGACGCGGCGGTCGGCGAGGCCGAGAGCGCCGTCGCCGACGTCTTCGGCGAGGTCCTGCGGCTGACCGACGCCGCCCGGGTAGCGCGTGACGACGACTTCTTCGCGCTCGGCGGCGACAGCATCGTGGCGATCACCGTCGTCAACCGACTGCGGCGCCGCGGATTCGAGGTCGACGTGCGAGACCTCTTCGAGCAGCGCACGGTGGCGGCCGTCGCCGCTGCGACCCGGCCGGCCGGTGCGGCCGGAGCAGACACCGCCCGGACAGCCGACGCGCGCACCCGTCCCCTGCCGCTGACGCCGATCACCGCTCAGCTCGCGGCCCGCAGCGGGCGCTGGCAGTCCCTGGCGCAGTCGATCACCGTCGCCCTGCCCGCAGGCAGCACCGCAGACCGGGTGAGGGCCGCCCTCGATGCGGTCGTCGCCCGGCACGAGGCCCTCCGGCTGCGCGTCCAGGCGGCCGCCGGCGGCGTCTGGACCGTGCAGCCGGCGCCCGTCGCGCCGATCGCCGCCGACGTGCTGTCGGTGCACCGGTTCCACGACGAGCCCGGCGAGGCGGAGTTCGCCGAGACCGCCGCCCGGGTGCACGCCCGGCTGGATCCGACCGCGACCGGCTGCCTGCAGGCGGCCGCGGTCTTCGGCCCGGACCGGGCGTGGCTGGTGCTCGTCGTGCATCATCTGGCGATCGATGCGGTCTCCTGGCGGATCCTGCTCGACGACCTGGCCGCGGTGGATGCGGACCTGGCCGCCGGGCGGGCGGGGACGCTGCCCCCGCCGATCACCGGCTTCGCGCAGTACGCCGATGCCGTCGCGGAGCTGGCGGCTGCGCCGTCCACGGTCGCCGAGGCCTCGCGGTGGCGTGCGCTGCTGGGGCCGGCGGCTCCGCTCCGCCCGGTCGCGGACGCGGGCGTGCACGGCGACCTGCGAACCACCGAGGTACGACTCAGCGCGGAGCAGACCGATCGGTATCTCGCCGAAGGCTCCGGCTCGACGTCGTTCGTCGCCGCCGTGGCCACCGCTCTCGAAGCGTGGCGGCGCGAGACCTCGCCCGGGGGGCCGGCCACGCCGTTCCTGCTCGACGTCGAGGGGCACGGGCGCGATCTGGTCGAGGACGATCTCTCTGAGACGGTCGGGTGGCTCACCGCACTGTGGCCGGTGCTCTACGACCCCGCCGCCGACGATCCGGCCGCGAGGCTGGCCGAGCAGCTCGCCGCGCCGGAGTACGGCTACGGCCTGGCCCGCTACTGCAATCCGCGGACCGCACGGCTGCTGGCCCGGTCGCCGCGCGCACAAGCGCTGGTCAACTACCTCGGCGCGATGGACCTGCGCGGCGAGCACCCCTGGCAGCCGGTCCCGCAGTCCCGCTGGACGCGGACGACGCCTGCGCCGGACCTGGCGGTCGACCACCCGCTGACGGTGGACGGCCGCATCGAGCACTCCGAGGACGGCGCGTCGGTGCTGGTGGCCGAGCTGACCTGGTCGGACACCGCCTTCTCCGCCGACGACGTGGACGTGATCGCCGACCGACTGCGGAGCGCGCTGGTGCGCCGGGAGGCCGACCCGGATCGCGCAGCCGGGTAG
- a CDS encoding FecCD family ABC transporter permease — protein sequence MTAAAVEAADRAEPGAHPADAGVARTNARRAAGVVVLLAVLAGVMFASVLVGSQHIPLSTVWDGIAHFDPLSVDHNSVRARVSRTVLGVLVGLALGVSGALIQAMTRNPLADPGILGVNAGAAFFVALAVGLFGFTTIWTNIWFALLGAILATSLVYLVGSRGVAGATPVRLTLAGVAVSALLGGITVGLMLVDPVAFDQMRFWSAGSIAGRPLDAPLAIAPFLIVGVALAAVVARSLNAVALGDDLARSLGADVVRTRVLGVVAVTLLCGAATAAAGPIGFVGLMIPHVCRWIVGPEQRWILLYTLVAAPILLLVADILARVVLERNELPVGVVTAFVGAPVLIALVRRSKASGL from the coding sequence ATGACCGCCGCTGCCGTCGAGGCCGCGGACCGGGCAGAGCCGGGCGCGCACCCGGCGGACGCGGGGGTGGCCCGTACCAACGCCCGCCGCGCGGCGGGCGTCGTGGTGCTGCTCGCCGTCCTGGCGGGTGTGATGTTCGCCAGCGTCCTGGTCGGATCGCAGCACATCCCGCTCAGCACCGTCTGGGACGGTATCGCGCATTTCGACCCGCTCAGCGTCGACCACAACTCGGTGCGGGCCCGCGTCTCGCGGACCGTTCTGGGTGTGCTCGTCGGCCTGGCCCTGGGTGTCTCCGGTGCGCTGATTCAGGCGATGACCCGCAATCCGCTGGCCGATCCGGGCATCCTGGGTGTCAATGCCGGTGCCGCGTTCTTCGTCGCCCTGGCCGTCGGCCTGTTCGGATTCACCACCATTTGGACCAACATCTGGTTCGCCTTACTCGGCGCGATCCTGGCCACCTCACTGGTGTACCTGGTCGGCTCTCGCGGCGTCGCCGGGGCGACTCCTGTCCGGCTCACCCTGGCCGGCGTGGCGGTCAGTGCCCTGCTCGGCGGCATCACGGTCGGCCTGATGCTGGTCGATCCGGTGGCCTTCGACCAGATGCGCTTCTGGAGCGCGGGATCGATCGCCGGGCGGCCGCTCGACGCCCCGCTGGCCATCGCGCCCTTCCTGATCGTCGGGGTGGCGCTGGCGGCCGTGGTGGCGCGGTCCCTCAACGCCGTCGCCCTCGGCGACGACCTGGCGCGGTCGCTCGGCGCCGACGTCGTCCGCACCAGGGTGCTCGGCGTCGTGGCGGTGACGCTGCTCTGCGGCGCGGCGACTGCGGCCGCCGGACCGATCGGCTTCGTCGGATTGATGATCCCGCACGTGTGCCGGTGGATCGTCGGCCCGGAGCAGCGCTGGATCCTGCTGTACACCCTGGTAGCCGCGCCGATCCTGCTCCTGGTCGCCGACATCCTGGCCCGCGTGGTGCTCGAGCGCAACGAACTGCCCGTCGGAGTGGTCACCGCCTTTGTGGGCGCGCCGGTCCTCATCGCCCTGGTCCGCCGCAGCAAGGCGAGCGGCCTGTGA